Proteins from a genomic interval of Watersipora subatra chromosome 10, tzWatSuba1.1, whole genome shotgun sequence:
- the LOC137406405 gene encoding uncharacterized protein produces MKVAVIILLSLAMVSAIDLRMCQRNCRKNDHFCRWTGAPGQMGNFCMQKYNECQVGCIQNCKSSCANAYTSGSCVTECQYRGTMMIEMNMEFDGRTCIDDCQQQANNCNRVCDDAFNRLFLHRPLMQYIYPEMKAEDWTVRTGLMDNPHREVGYQPQPQPLPGAYNRRA; encoded by the exons ATGAAGGTTGCAGTGATCATCCTCCTTTCTCTTGCAATGGTCTCAGCCATTGACCTGAGAATG TGTCAGAGAAACTGTCGAAAGAATGACCATTTCTGCAGATGGACGGGAGCTCCAGGTCAGATGGGCAACTTTTGTATGCAGAAGTACAACGAGTGTCAAGTTGGATGCATT CAAAACTGCAAGTCAAGCTGTGCTAATGCATACACCAGTGGCAGCTGCGTCACCGAGTGTCAGTACAGAGGAACGATGATGATTGAAATGAACATGGAATTTGATGGAAGG acctgcatagacgacTGCCAACAGCAAGCAAATAACTGCAACAGAGTCTGTGATGACGCATTTAATAGGCTGTTCCTCCATCGTCCCCTTATGCAGTACATTTACCCTGAAATGAAAGCTGAAGATTGGACAGTTCGTACAG GGTTGATGGACAACCCTCACCGAGAGGTCGGCTATCAACCCCAGCCTCAGCCCCTACCCGGAGCATACAACAGGAGGGCATAA
- the LOC137407151 gene encoding developmentally-regulated protein kinase 1-like, whose amino-acid sequence MIGIKKLTGEITVAKKINPVMRSLNKAKEPDSDSGNCDDVCSIHNSTPQLSHNACKSSPNILKSFQSKFLSTTRVEQGIDHKVPSSISSGNNSMNTNSSQNGSPATSQRSLNKSKEPDSDSGNCDDVCSVHNSTPQLSHNACKSSPNILKSFQSKFLSTTGVEQGIDHKVPSSISSGNNSMNTNSSQNGSPATSQFIPTSSFQNTSRNHKQKESSIASGPKHCMLPHHSPPPQESGSDNYPAQNTSEMSNQTINGENFCAYIDDLFFSDIL is encoded by the exons AGGTCGCTGAACAAGGCGAAAGAGCCAGACAGCGATTCTGGAAACTGTGATGATGTCTGTAGCATACACAACTCAACTCCCCAACTTAGTCACAATGCCTGCAAATCTTCACCGAATATTCTTAAATCATTCCAAAGTAAGTTCTTATCTACTACTAGAGTGGAACAAGGGATTGACCACAAAGTACCCAGTAGTATCAGCAGTGGAAACAACTCTATGAACACAAACTCAAGTCAAAATGGATCTCCAGCTACTTCACAG AGGTCGCTAAACAAGTCGAAAGAGCCAGACAGCGATTCTGGAAACTGTGATGATGTCTGTAGCGTACACAACTCAACTCCCCAACTTAGTCACAATGCCTGCAAATCTTCACCGAATATTCTTAAATCATTCCAAAGTAAGTTCTTATCTACTACTGGAGTGGAACAAGGGATTGACCACAAAGTACCCAGTAGTATCAGCAGTGGAAACAACTCTATGAACACGAACTCAAGTCAAAATGGATCTCCAGCTACTTCACAG TTCATTCCCACTTCTTCCTTTCAGAATACCAGCCGTAATCACAAACAGAAAGAATCTAGCATAGCTTCTGGTCCAAAACACTGTATGTTGCCTCATCATTCACCCCCTCCTCAAGAAAGTGGATCTGACAACTACCCAGCACAGAATACCAGTGAAATGTCTAATCAGACAATTAATGGAGAGAATTTTTGTGCTTATATAGATGACCTTTTCTTTTCTGATATACTCTAG